In the genome of Impatiens glandulifera chromosome 6, dImpGla2.1, whole genome shotgun sequence, the window ccttattaggtttaatttggataaaataaataaaataatttaatctcaaattattttgaatttttgaataatttccttaattagagtgtaattattataataattaacccttaatttggttttaactcattctttaagttattttaatttaaaaaatttaaaatattattttaaaattataaatattattataaattattatattttaattttcatatcaCCGTGTTCattaaaaaacattgaaaatgaGATTATGAGCCACCTGCTTTCCTACTTCCTCAATCAGCACTTTCCATTTTATTTGCATTCTTTCTTATTTATCGAAGTATATATGCTTCCCATTATATataattccatttttttaatgagcCACATGTAGACAAACCGATAATCGGAAGGACGATCACAAACATAACCATGAATGCTTATGAGTTTCTTGAAAATCAAGAaatgagagaaagagagattgaCAACCGGTCGTAATCATGATTTCCTAAAGTGATTGTGATTGAGGTGCAAATATAGGTGGTTGATTTGAAAGAGATTATGATACTATGAGCGAGGAATTGAAGAAATAATTGATGAATATGGTTGAGTATAATTCTTtgatttataattgttaatatattatttgtaatttgttaGATGGTTTATAGTAGTTAATTAACTACTAAGTGTTGTTAGGGGCAGTTAATTAACTGCTAAGAATTGTTAGAACTATTATTAAGAGCGGTTAAATAACTACTAGAAGTTTTCAATAACTGAAAGTACAGGGACCACTTTGTATAAGTATTAATACActaataagagaaataaaagattatcgggttattttttctcatttcacTCTTTATCATATCTTTCAGCGCTATTGATTCTTACATCTATTAGTCATCTTATAAACAAATTCATATTGAATTTGTTCATGGTATCAgttgggtcaaattagtttgattaacattattttaatgatgtattagtaaaactttgattaagaatgaaattaagtcttctaattgtttttgtgcaggtgcatcaaaaatatactaaattagaCATGAACTGTAACAGGtattagacgtagttagacgtgtagtctgatagatgcgtagttagacgtgcagtctaacagatgcgtagttagacgtgcagtctaacagatgcgtagtaagacgtgcagtctaacagacgcgtagttagacgtgcagtctaacagacgtgcagtctaacagacgcgtagttagacgtgcagtctaacagacgcgtagttagacgtgcagtctaacagacgcgtagttagacgtgcagtctaacagatacgtagttagatgtgcagtctaactccattagacttggtggtctaatggagcacatttaatgcctcgcttcaacagctatttgaagttagcatacgtctacccacgatcaactagctataCGCTACTCATGCTCCACTCATCTGTGCAGACCGGTACGCCAGTTatttgtatccaatgaatgaacgccacgtacgcgaatattcctcccactacttgttcagtaaagGACATTTCTAGAAGAATATCcgacgcactaccagtttggtatggccacgatccttgtgcacaGAGCCTactgtactcttgtactatggaggcttttaAATGggcgcttgccacgtgtccatctagaagattcgaccgttcgTGTCCTGACTCTATATATAGATCCTCACGGACAACGGTCGAGGTACAAGTTTGTACACGCCTTACAACGAGCCTACCAGCCTTATCTACTATCAATCTCATACTCTAGCACTTACTGATTTgtacatcttcaagttcaagagagaatcaaaatctgtCTAGCTGATAATTactcttaatcatattgtaagttgaacagagtctgttctgttcaacagttagctagccagtaaactgtatttgattcaaagaagtatagtgaaataGTTTTTCGGAGCGAGCAACATTCCAAGCTTATAATGCATATCTTTAGTTGATGATGTTTTCACTTTATATTTGGAGGCTCGTGCTCGTTTCCGAGATCCTATCTTTAGTTGCATATCTGAGATCTATACTCTCCAAAATTAGGTACTTAATTATCTATATACAAGTCATAAcgtttatcataaataaattaatcacaaaaattataaataaatcaaaactataattatatatgtcaaatcttctaagaatatatttttgtgtaatTATACAGTGTGTTTTATATCTTTGGTTGTAgagaaaaatagttttaaaattagtatgaaatgttgttttttttttatcgaaatAGTTGTTTgcttaataatttttgtaaaaattaattagattactTATCATAGTCATTTCTTGATAATAACGTTGCAAATGATGCCtacaatatttgtttgatatggATAGGATATTCTGCTCTCAATTGTTCATTACTCCGATCATATTCCACACACATGAAAAAggaaaaatagttatttaataaaaatataattaatgtttttcttcttcatatGGAAAAATTGGAAGCAAGCATCACAAAtgttattttaacatatttttatgtttctttgacttaacttttttttactaatattataacattttgattttatttgattatttaatcttataaacgttattttgataaatatattattagttaaaaaaaacttttttataaaagaacatttcaataaatatattatattaacgtgacttgacaaaaataaatatattatattagattatggtaatataaaaaagtgattatattagattatgataatataataattaattgaaatcaTCCGTCCATTAATATAGCTTCTCtcttttgtatatatatatacaaacatgatattaattgtatttaaacattaacaaaacattatatgaatatattttatgtacTACTATCTTGTCCCTCctcttaattcattttattagaaaatttaattttaacaagcCATAATTTTAGTAGAAATTCTTGTTAATTAATATgcttttgattttattatataggtCATAACTCTTCAATCTGAGCTTTCGACCTTCCAAGCCTATGTAGCCAGTCAACCACTACCTCAGCAACAGCCGCCGTCTTCTCTGTTCATGTCGGACTTCCCTTTTGCTGGCGCTGCCACCCATGACATGGCACATCTCTTTGAGTTTGATCCAAATATTGGATCATCTCAACAACAGGATTCATGGGCATCCAATCAGCAGCAGTTCCATGATCAGAACACTTTCGACGGAGCTCCGGTGGGCAGCGACGGTAGGGAAGAGTTTGCTAGGGTGTTACTGCTGAGGTATCAAAGATCTACCCCAAGCATTTGCCACCTGGCCCTAATTGATAATTAGTTTACTAACTatgtaatttgttttattttccatACTTTGTTTACCGAATAAACGCTATTTAGCAAAttcaatactttatttatttatgtttctaagttttaaaatttcatatattttgattgtCCATGCTATTGTTATGAATCCATATTAACTGATAACTTTGGAAGGATATTGTGCCTTTTGAATTTGTGACTCAACTACATGATGAACATATATAGAGCAATCAGACGGTCAACCCATGGCGGGGCAGACTTATCCATCAAATTCATCGTTTGACGGGTCGACGGCGGGATGGTCCACCATCCCGGCGGGCTAAAAATCCCTAATCCAACTCAACTCAAGGTGGATTGCGGGTTAGGCGGGCCAGTCTGCGGGTTgtctttttacaaataaaaatcattaatagttctAGAAAATAAGAGTTCAAGAACATGATCATATAGTCATAATATACACTAAATAAGAATTTTGTCTATCGTTACACATTAATTGACCAAATAGTTcaacaaaataactaaaatttgaaaaattcataaaatagaaatttcaGTGTGAAGCTTCTGTAGCTGGAACTAAGTTTGAATTCACGAACCCTAGTTTGAAGGTgagaacgaagagaagaaaTGTGGAACAAATAAATATCCGGCGACCAATGGGCGAAGTATTAAGTATTGACTGATGTAGTCTGAaaccaagtttgaatccacgaacccttgaaaagagaatgaagagaagaaagacgGAATAAATAAGTAGTCGATGACCGATGGACGAAATATTGAGTATTGACTGTTGTAGTGTTGTCtgggagaaaaaaaattatgctaTGTGGCATATGCCTATAAGCTATAaatcaaattagtttttttttgccAAACCAAGTCTGACCCGCCTAGGCCCGCGACCCGAGCGGGTGGACCCGTGTAGGCCCACTTTCAGATGGGTTGCTAATATTTCAACATAACCCGTCTAAATTGTTTGTCGGACGGTCCAACCCAACGAAATTAACCCAAATCAACAACTCTAAACATAGGGGCAGGGGTGTGTTTTCCCAATTAATTGTAACATTGGGAACTTTTGTACgacaattgaaaaatatatgatatatgttAGGGTgtaatatatgatttatttaaataattcaatatatattatttaaaggaTAATCAAATcttatgattaatttatattttttcaaatttaccaACTTGATTttgtacaattttttaataaaaatgatttgtttgaaattagtattatattggtgttttttacttaattttgtttAGCACTAAAGATAACATTCTGCCCTTGTTTTTGATACATGCACATTGAACTACAAGCTTATAGTTAGAACTTCCTTATATTcagaattaattgttttaaaattactttaaaacattttaaatatgaattattagatatatgaaataagatatttagataattatataatacatCCAATCTATAAGATGAGGGGTtggatttaaaattttgaattagttaTAAGAGAACCATTCAGTTGACTTTTAAATAAGCCCAACAAATAATTAGGCTACGGGACACTTATTCTTACAAAACCACAAATTCAAAGCCCAAAATAAAAAGAAGTCCAACCATCATTCTTATCCTTTCTTTCATCTTTTTCTATGGACCTtaatccatttaataaaatataataataatttataattatttagttgCATATAACTTTAGGTTATGTAAGATTTATTCTCTTTTTCACTGATACTACCAATTTCTAGATACCAACTTCATTTTTCTGGTGACATATAAAGAGAATATGATAAAtggttaaaatttgaattaattttaaaacttttaggattttaatttagCAAGTTTGATTTAGATAAGTTTTTCAATTattcttacgattttaaatttataatagtaagcttttataagataaatagtgaatttatatttataaattaaaaacaattattatttatttaaataaattaattaatataattaatttataaatataatttctttaaagtGTTTCAAGTAACTTTCTCAATTTTAGGAATATAGAATTAAccaatcattttaaataaaattttgtttctaAGTGACTTAAACCGTCCAAAATAAAGGTTACTGAGTGCTGACAATAAAAGTgagtttctttttttattaattataacatattttattagccattatctaaattattaattagttctATCTACAATTCTAACAACTTAGTATTAgtttataaaagagaaattgatGGAGTGATTTGGAGAGTAGATGACATGCCATCACGTTATTGgttggaaaaagaaaaaaaaatataagaagagaatataaatataaattttattatttttccagtAATCAAATTACGACACGTCATTCTTTCtcactatattattttttgttatttttgagTTTAGTTCTAAACAAAATCACAtttctcttatattttttttttttgcaaaacattaatattgaaattacttcacaataattattaaattttacataaataactAACCACGTCTTTTaagctaattaattatatttttaattttttttatttttttttaatattatttttcatttttattttgatcgtGGTGCTTATcgatttcataatttaaattgtctAGTCACTCAAATTTTGTACgcgatttataattttaaattattttcaaacaaataaaattattttcttaaaatttctaaaatgtCATTGcacctaaataaaataaataattagtttaagaaCAATTTTTATCCATTCAAgtccaaaattattaaaatatgaactATCTCCAAATAAAAcgtacaaataaattaataaataggctaaataaaatatatgcttattaattaatctttactatatttgtttaaaaaatgttgacCGATGACCACCGGACCATAGCGGCCTGGAGCCAGTCCAGGAGGAGGCTCGCATTTTGAGCAACACCCAAGAAGATAAAAATGTTGTCGTTGTTGCCTTGGGTTAATGACTCATTTGAAAAACTGTAGAAATCATATAATATTCTTTACTCTACCAAATTGGAAATGATTCCATGACGTAAGAATCATTTCTCACACGATCTCGTAAACCCTAGTCGCTAGAGGAGACAGATTGCGGCCGAAAAGTGAAAGACCATTAACGACCTCGACTAAAAATTGGAACCGACCATCGGGCTGCCTATTAAAGTTTCATCGGATCTTTATGAAAATGGGAGTACAAAAATGGAA includes:
- the LOC124943474 gene encoding LOB domain-containing protein 30-like, whose amino-acid sequence is MRKKCLNNCIFAPYFDSDKGTANFASIHNIFGASNVTKLLTNIPIDKRPDADSWIANQQPLPDDHNTFAGATVGSGGGEEFAGELLMRNQRGRKRSAPSMHLVITLQSELSTFQAYVASQPLPQQQPPSSLFMSDFPFAGAATHDMAHLFEFDPNIGSSQQQDSWASNQQQFHDQNTFDGAPVGSDGREEFARVLLLRYQRSTPSICHLALIDN